The proteins below come from a single Alnus glutinosa chromosome 9, dhAlnGlut1.1, whole genome shotgun sequence genomic window:
- the LOC133878378 gene encoding transcriptional regulator TAC1-like produces the protein MEPDHDHQPPQENLDQVISSDHERGATQGKSYDCTFCRRGFSNAQALGGHMNIHRKEKAKHKRFSNIDDQSQPSSDIPRVFPSYPPIPATSSSWLFEANKPSDVESSTVKWPTSRDETHVGEVKQLRLFVEASSDKDQFHRKTEEKGLSSTYDLSGSKIDLELRLGPEPDQDPSTATGTKKFF, from the coding sequence ATGGAGCCTGATCATGATCATCAGCCACCCCAAGAAAATCTGGACCAGGTGATCAGTTCAGATCATGAGCGAGGGGCAACCCAAGGCAAGTCCTATGACTGCACCTTTTGCAGGAGAGGCTTCTCTAATGCGCAAGCCTTAGGAGGGCACATGAACATCCACCGAAAAGAAAAGGCCAAGCACAAGAGATTCTCGAATATTGATGATCAATCTCAACCATCTTCGGACATCCCAAGGGTCTTTCCCTCGTATCCTCCAATACCTGCGACTTCTTCCTCTTGGCTATTCGAAGCCAATAAGCCTAGTGACGTCGAGAGTAGCACAGTAAAATGGCCTACGAGCAGGGATGAAACCCATGTCGGTGAAGTCAAGCAACTTCGTCTATTTGTCGAAGCATCATCAGACAAAGACCAATTTCATCGGAAAACTGAAGAAAAGGGTTTGTCATCTACCTATGACTTGTCTGGTTCGAAGATAGACCTTGAGCTTAGACTGGGGCCTGAGCCTGATCAGGACCCATCAACAGCAACTGGTACTAAAAAGTTCTTCTGA